In Drosophila sulfurigaster albostrigata strain 15112-1811.04 unplaced genomic scaffold, ASM2355843v2 contig_289_pilon, whole genome shotgun sequence, a single window of DNA contains:
- the LOC133849739 gene encoding uncharacterized protein LOC133849739 — protein MENYLKLQDFDEDFDELEGKLTEYRPLPILKKSPSVWAYQRHGCFWERDVLGSNESTFVEHFGMNREEFGILVERLCGLAQKDTAFGKAIPLDKRVAITLYTLGSSAEYRTVGTLFGVSKAMVCKLLLEFCHETCGALSSE, from the exons atggaaaattatcTTAAATTGCAAGATTTTGATGAGGATTTTGACGAATTGGAGGGAAAATTAACGGAGTATAGGCCATTGCCAATATTAAAGAAATCGCCGTCGGTTTGGGCCTAT caACGGCATGGGTGTTTTTGGGAGCGCGATGTTCTTGGAAGCAACGAATCTACTTTTGTAGAACATTTTGGAATGAATAGGGAGGAGTTTGGCATCCTTGTGGAACGCCTTTGTGGATTGGCCCAAAAAGACACCGCATTTGGAAAGGCCATTCCTCTCGATAAGCGGGTTGCAATCACATTATATACCTTAGGATCTTCTGCGGAGTATCGGACAGTGGGCACGTTGTTTGGTGTGTCGAAAGCAATGGTCTGCAAATTATTGCTAGAATTTTGCCATGAGACCTGTGGAGCTCTGTCTTCCGAATAA